The following are from one region of the Staphylococcus schleiferi genome:
- the recX gene encoding recombination regulator RecX — protein sequence MNEITKIEVQKNNKERFNIYIDQVFAMGISMDTLVAFNLKKGDIVDKKQIDAINQEEYDRQAINQAMQYLSYRKRTRKEIKLHLLKQDFPEAVIARAIDYCEHLQLIDHRDYMISLKNTLLRTTDKGPEIFRQKLLEAGIETDLIDEGVQLYEEEQPIDAIVALAEKIMKQKKGPVSKVKLKIQQSLQQKGYRLDTIYKVMDQLEIEQDSEMIDKLLQRDLEKVYNKNQKKYSGQHLYMKTVEGLLRKGYQYDEIRQKLSESGIENE from the coding sequence ATGAATGAGATAACTAAAATAGAAGTTCAAAAAAACAATAAAGAGAGATTTAATATTTATATAGATCAAGTTTTTGCAATGGGTATTTCTATGGATACGCTTGTAGCCTTTAATTTAAAAAAGGGAGACATCGTCGATAAAAAACAAATCGATGCGATTAATCAAGAAGAGTATGATAGACAAGCGATTAATCAAGCCATGCAATACTTATCTTATCGCAAACGTACACGTAAGGAGATTAAATTACATCTCTTAAAGCAAGACTTTCCAGAGGCGGTCATCGCACGTGCGATAGATTATTGTGAACATCTTCAATTAATTGATCATCGTGACTATATGATAAGCTTAAAAAATACATTACTTCGTACGACGGATAAAGGGCCTGAAATCTTTCGACAGAAGTTACTAGAAGCTGGCATAGAAACGGACTTAATTGATGAAGGCGTTCAATTATATGAAGAAGAGCAGCCAATCGATGCTATTGTGGCATTAGCTGAAAAAATTATGAAACAAAAAAAGGGGCCTGTCTCCAAGGTGAAATTGAAAATTCAACAATCACTTCAACAAAAAGGGTATCGTTTAGATACAATTTATAAAGTAATGGATCAACTCGAAATAGAACAGGATTCAGAAATGATAGACAAATTATTGCAACGTGATTTAGAGAAAGTCTATAATAAAAATCAGAAGAAATACAGTGGGCAACACCTCTATATGAAAACTGTAGAAGGATTGTTGAGAAAAGGCTATCAATACGATGAGATTAGACAAAAATTATCAGAAAGTGGTATCGAAAATGAGTGA
- a CDS encoding YfhH family protein, whose amino-acid sequence MSDKRLSEMDRQEILHVIQTSKEKMRKAEMNGIMNEYDVYANKVVIAESYLIDTDKIEIGKIYKLKDGTEDFFKVERLKGIFAWGFRINHSDPEEGLPISLLKL is encoded by the coding sequence ATGAGTGATAAACGTTTAAGTGAAATGGATAGGCAAGAGATTTTACATGTGATCCAAACGAGTAAAGAGAAAATGCGAAAAGCAGAAATGAACGGTATCATGAATGAATATGATGTCTATGCCAATAAAGTCGTTATTGCTGAAAGCTACCTTATCGATACAGATAAGATAGAAATAGGTAAAATATATAAATTGAAAGATGGTACAGAAGACTTTTTTAAAGTTGAACGTTTAAAAGGAATCTTTGCTTGGGGATTTAGAATTAATCATAGTGACCCCGAAGAAGGATTGCCAATTTCATTATTAAAATTATAA
- a CDS encoding teichoic acid translocation permease, with amino-acid sequence MHRKWTLLTFAIGILLTFIITMIFRRIGTVDVKLATIDYRLTGLMTFAVIWIAIFINYRFFPRDYYVTRHYNSTPFLHVLLSSALYSLVLLILTLVMAWLKPLNTDTTVIGVLFYIVMSLFFITVISFLLGMIYILYPKLDKVFYIVSLIVFCLSPILYIPDGGWQTRLLMLNPIFYLVNGMQQSVIIGKDAINNLGYHIYFFCFMGLMIVFSFALKDYVTQLRPNEHQQLKS; translated from the coding sequence ATGCATAGAAAGTGGACGTTATTGACTTTCGCTATAGGTATCCTACTGACATTTATCATCACGATGATTTTTAGGAGAATAGGGACTGTTGATGTCAAATTAGCAACAATAGATTATAGACTTACAGGCTTAATGACTTTCGCCGTTATTTGGATTGCCATCTTTATTAATTACCGTTTTTTTCCAAGAGACTATTATGTGACACGTCATTACAACAGCACGCCGTTTCTTCACGTGTTATTGTCGAGTGCACTCTATAGTTTAGTCTTGCTTATATTAACGCTTGTGATGGCTTGGTTAAAACCTCTTAATACAGACACAACAGTGATTGGTGTATTGTTTTATATTGTAATGAGTTTGTTTTTTATTACAGTGATCTCATTTTTATTAGGAATGATTTATATTTTATATCCAAAGTTAGATAAAGTATTTTATATCGTTTCTTTAATCGTATTTTGTCTATCGCCTATTTTGTATATTCCAGATGGAGGATGGCAAACGCGGTTGTTGATGCTGAATCCTATTTTTTATTTAGTGAACGGCATGCAGCAGTCCGTGATTATAGGTAAAGATGCGATTAATAACTTGGGATATCATATTTACTTCTTTTGTTTTATGGGCTTAATGATTGTCTTTAGTTTCGCATTGAAGGATTATGTGACACAGTTGAGACCCAATGAACATCAACAACTTAAATCTTAA
- a CDS encoding metal-dependent hydrolase, with the protein MDTATHIAIGIGLTAVATTDTALGGNFAATATVLIAGSLIPDSDTVLKLKNNATYISNHRGITHSIPFTIFWPLLLTLLVYVFFKDLDPLHIWLWAQLAVFLHVFVDIFNSYGTQALRPITNKWIQLSVINTFDPIIFTILLIGILLWALGLHPYVVFGPVLIILIFYYILRFQMRFWLKKQALNQVEHLGTPIKVFVAPTIRFKEWRIAIQTEKHDYVGRSYGRSIVFSDKVKRQPYPSPEIMQYAQYDHNIRAFLNFSSIYRWHIKHIDNETTELRFIDLRYLKKGHYQFVAIAHLDKEMKVVHSYTGWVFSEEKLMKKLYAH; encoded by the coding sequence ATGGATACAGCTACTCATATTGCTATCGGTATAGGCCTAACAGCAGTAGCAACAACAGATACTGCGCTAGGCGGAAATTTTGCTGCAACTGCTACTGTATTAATTGCTGGTTCGTTAATTCCTGATAGTGATACTGTACTAAAATTAAAAAATAACGCAACCTATATTTCGAATCATAGAGGGATTACCCATTCTATTCCATTTACAATCTTTTGGCCATTACTACTAACCTTATTAGTATATGTCTTTTTTAAAGATTTAGATCCACTTCATATTTGGCTATGGGCACAACTCGCTGTATTTTTGCATGTGTTTGTCGATATATTTAATTCATACGGGACACAAGCATTGCGACCTATTACAAATAAGTGGATTCAACTTAGCGTCATTAACACATTTGACCCTATTATTTTTACAATTTTGCTCATCGGTATTTTATTATGGGCATTGGGGTTACATCCGTATGTTGTTTTCGGACCTGTGCTGATCATCTTGATTTTTTATTACATTCTGCGCTTTCAAATGCGTTTCTGGTTAAAAAAACAAGCATTAAATCAAGTAGAACATTTAGGCACACCAATTAAAGTCTTTGTGGCACCGACCATTCGCTTTAAAGAGTGGCGTATTGCAATTCAAACAGAAAAACATGATTACGTCGGGCGTAGTTATGGTCGAAGCATCGTGTTTAGTGATAAAGTTAAACGCCAACCTTATCCAAGCCCAGAAATTATGCAATATGCACAATATGATCATAATATAAGAGCATTTTTAAATTTTTCTTCGATTTATCGTTGGCATATTAAGCATATTGATAATGAGACAACAGAGCTCCGATTTATTGACTTACGGTATTTAAAGAAAGGACATTATCAATTTGTTGCTATTGCCCATCTCGATAAAGAAATGAAAGTTGTACATTCGTATACGGGTTGGGTATTCAGCGAAGAAAAGCTGATGAAAAAGTTATATGCCCATTAA
- the mutY gene encoding A/G-specific adenine glycosylase, producing the protein MLNEISFKPHLLEWFALEQRQMPWRETKNPYYIWVSEVMLQQTQVDTVRDYYQRFITQFPRIEDLAAAQEEDVLKLWEGLGYYSRARNFHTAAKEVVAQHNGIVPQHPDTFLSLKGVGPYTQAAVMSIAYGLPLATVDGNVFRVWSRLNDDSRDTALQSTRKAYEQELLPYVASEAGDFNQAMMELGALVCTPKSPLCIFCPVQDHCEAYANGTVLERPVKTKKLKKKELNFDVYVIQDHLGRYLIEQRTSSLLKGMWQFPMVEQLSQTPSEAVIVDSLKIKEKEIMTLKHQFTHLTWKLHVHLAEIAQEDERKVAEGRLWLVPEQKEHYSFPVPMTKIFKKLHQAE; encoded by the coding sequence ATGTTAAACGAAATTTCTTTTAAGCCGCATTTGTTAGAATGGTTTGCACTCGAACAACGACAGATGCCTTGGAGAGAAACTAAAAATCCATATTACATATGGGTAAGTGAAGTCATGTTACAACAAACACAAGTCGATACGGTTAGAGATTATTATCAACGTTTTATTACACAATTTCCACGTATTGAAGATTTAGCCGCAGCACAAGAAGAAGACGTATTAAAATTATGGGAAGGCTTGGGGTATTACAGTCGTGCCCGTAATTTTCATACAGCTGCTAAAGAAGTCGTTGCTCAGCACAACGGGATTGTACCTCAGCATCCTGATACATTTTTATCTTTAAAAGGTGTTGGTCCTTATACGCAAGCGGCAGTGATGAGTATTGCTTATGGTTTACCGTTAGCCACAGTAGATGGCAACGTTTTTCGTGTGTGGTCTCGTTTGAATGATGATAGTCGCGATACAGCGTTACAATCGACACGAAAAGCTTATGAACAAGAACTATTGCCGTATGTTGCTTCTGAAGCAGGCGATTTTAATCAAGCAATGATGGAATTAGGCGCGCTTGTTTGTACGCCGAAATCACCCCTGTGCATATTTTGTCCAGTTCAAGATCACTGTGAAGCATATGCAAATGGGACAGTGTTAGAGCGTCCTGTGAAAACTAAAAAACTAAAGAAAAAAGAATTGAACTTTGATGTTTATGTGATTCAAGACCATCTAGGCCGTTATTTAATTGAACAAAGAACGTCTTCGTTGTTAAAAGGAATGTGGCAATTTCCAATGGTTGAACAACTTAGTCAAACGCCATCTGAAGCTGTTATCGTAGATTCATTAAAAATTAAAGAAAAGGAAATCATGACCTTAAAGCATCAATTTACACACCTTACTTGGAAGCTTCATGTCCATTTAGCAGAAATTGCTCAAGAAGATGAACGCAAGGTGGCAGAAGGAAGACTTTGGTTGGTGCCTGAACAAAAAGAACACTATTCTTTTCCGGTCCCAATGACTAAAATTTTTAAAAAGCTTCATCAAGCTGAATAA
- a CDS encoding DUF402 domain-containing protein, translated as MVKSCVPREGESIKIQSYKHDGKIHRVWSETTILKGTADVVIGGNDHTLVTESDGRTWITREPAIVYFHSEYWFNVICMFREDGIYYYCNLSSPFVCDEEALKYIDYDLDIKVYPNGKYHLLDEDEYEQHMNQMNYPKDIDLILRRNVDILQQWIEQKKGPFAPDFIKVWRQRFQKYKNI; from the coding sequence GTGGTCAAGTCGTGTGTACCTCGAGAAGGGGAATCGATTAAGATACAATCTTATAAACATGATGGCAAAATCCATCGTGTCTGGTCAGAAACGACTATCCTCAAGGGAACAGCCGATGTGGTTATTGGTGGAAATGATCATACATTAGTGACCGAAAGTGATGGCCGAACTTGGATAACGCGTGAACCCGCGATTGTCTATTTTCATTCAGAATATTGGTTTAACGTCATATGTATGTTCAGAGAAGATGGCATTTACTATTACTGCAACTTATCCTCTCCATTTGTCTGCGACGAAGAAGCCCTTAAGTATATTGACTATGATTTAGATATCAAAGTCTATCCGAATGGAAAATATCACTTACTTGATGAGGATGAATATGAACAACATATGAATCAAATGAATTATCCGAAAGATATTGATTTGATTTTAAGACGAAATGTCGATATTCTTCAACAATGGATTGAACAGAAAAAGGGACCATTTGCCCCAGATTTTATCAAAGTATGGCGTCAACGTTTTCAAAAATATAAAAATATTTAA
- a CDS encoding ABC transporter ATP-binding protein, with protein sequence MIKRYLEFVKPYKWLLFGTIIVGILKFGIPLLIPLLIKFVIDDVINNAALTVDDKLMRLFVAMLIAAFIFVIVRPPIEFLRQYMAQWTSNKILYDIRKKLYDHLQALSAKFYANNKAGEVISRVINDVEQTKDFIMTGLMNIWLDCITIIIALSVMFFLDVQLTFAAIVILPFYVLTVYFFFGRLRALTRQRSQKLAEAQGFLHERVNGMAVIKSFAIENNEAQNFDHRNKNFLNKAFQHTRWNAYSFSAINTVTDIGPLIVIGYGAYLAITGSVTVGTLAAFVSYLEQLYGPLRRLVSSFTTLTQSFASMDRVFQLFDEPYDIKNTDYAKPIAIKEGHIKIENVSFRYQPNEKDVLKHLNLDIKHGETVAFVGMSGGGKSTLINLIPRFYDVTEGHISIDGHDIKAFDTGSLRRQIGMVQQDNILFSDTVKENILLGRPDATFEEVVEAAKLANAHDFIMDLPQGYDTEVGERGVKLSGGQKQRLSIARIFLNDPPILILDEATSALDLESEAIIQEALDTLSHDRTTIIVAHRLSTITHADKIVVIENGEIVEQGSHQTLIDKQGAYERLYSIQNL encoded by the coding sequence ATGATTAAGCGTTATTTAGAGTTTGTGAAGCCATATAAATGGCTATTATTTGGGACAATTATTGTAGGGATACTAAAATTTGGTATTCCTTTACTCATACCACTCCTCATCAAGTTTGTCATTGATGATGTCATCAACAATGCTGCTCTTACTGTGGATGATAAACTAATGAGACTGTTTGTTGCAATGTTAATTGCAGCATTTATTTTTGTAATTGTACGTCCACCTATTGAGTTTTTGAGACAATATATGGCACAGTGGACAAGTAACAAAATTTTATATGATATACGTAAAAAATTGTATGATCATCTTCAAGCTTTAAGTGCTAAATTTTATGCGAATAATAAAGCGGGTGAAGTCATTTCCCGTGTCATTAATGACGTAGAACAGACAAAAGACTTTATTATGACAGGCCTGATGAATATTTGGCTCGATTGTATCACCATTATTATCGCACTGTCTGTCATGTTCTTTTTGGATGTTCAGTTAACGTTTGCGGCGATTGTCATCTTGCCGTTTTATGTACTAACTGTGTATTTTTTCTTTGGCAGATTAAGAGCACTGACACGTCAACGTTCACAAAAATTAGCTGAAGCACAAGGCTTTTTACATGAACGTGTAAATGGTATGGCAGTCATTAAAAGTTTTGCTATTGAAAATAATGAAGCACAAAACTTTGATCATCGAAATAAAAATTTTCTAAATAAAGCATTTCAACATACACGTTGGAACGCCTATTCTTTTTCAGCAATCAATACAGTAACTGATATCGGTCCATTAATTGTAATCGGCTATGGTGCTTATTTAGCAATTACAGGTTCAGTCACAGTCGGGACACTTGCCGCATTTGTGAGTTACTTAGAACAACTCTATGGGCCTTTACGAAGACTCGTTTCTTCTTTTACTACATTGACACAAAGTTTTGCATCAATGGACCGCGTTTTTCAATTATTTGATGAACCGTATGATATTAAAAATACTGACTATGCAAAACCGATAGCGATTAAAGAAGGACACATCAAAATAGAAAATGTTTCTTTTCGCTATCAACCTAATGAAAAAGATGTTTTAAAACATTTGAATTTAGATATTAAACATGGTGAAACAGTCGCTTTTGTAGGTATGAGTGGAGGTGGTAAGTCAACTTTAATCAATTTGATCCCGCGATTTTATGATGTGACAGAGGGCCATATATCCATTGATGGGCATGACATTAAAGCGTTCGATACGGGTAGTTTGAGACGACAAATCGGTATGGTACAACAAGACAATATTTTATTTTCTGATACAGTAAAAGAAAATATCTTGCTCGGACGACCTGACGCAACTTTTGAAGAAGTGGTTGAGGCTGCTAAGCTTGCAAATGCACATGACTTTATTATGGATTTACCACAAGGCTATGATACTGAAGTAGGCGAACGAGGTGTGAAATTATCAGGAGGACAGAAACAAAGATTGTCTATTGCACGTATCTTTTTAAATGATCCACCTATCTTGATTCTTGATGAGGCAACAAGTGCACTCGACTTAGAAAGTGAAGCAATCATACAAGAAGCACTTGATACATTAAGTCATGATCGAACTACCATCATTGTCGCACACCGCCTGTCAACCATCACACACGCCG